CCAGTTCGGCCTCGACCTCGCGGGCGGCCGCCACCAGATTCTCCATCTTCTGGTAGGCGACCTCGCGGGGGAGCAGTTTGACGCCGCAGTCCGGCGAGACGGTGAGCCGCTCGGGCGGGACCACCTTCAGTCCCTCTTGGATGTTCGCCTTGATCTCTTCGACGGACTCGACCTCGGCGTCGTGGACGTCGACTACGCCCAGGGCGAGGTCGGGCTCGAAGTCCGGCTCCCGGAAGACCTCGATCTGCTCGTAGCCGTCGTTGCAGAGCTCGACGTCGAACTCGTCGATCGGGAAGTCGTTGATCTCGGGGTAGATCCGCGAGTAGTCGCCGTAGCAGACGTGCAGGCAGATCCGGACCTCGTCGGGGATGCCGTCGACGATCCGTTCGAGGGACTCGCCGACGATGGCGTGGTCGTCCGGCGTCGTCGCCAGCGCGGGCTCGTCGATCTGGACGTACCGCGCGCCGGCGTCGACGAGCTGTTCGACCTCCTCGTTCACCAGGTCCGCGAGGTCGTACGCCAGCGCGGCCTCGTCGTCGTAGGCCTCGTTGAACGACCAGCGCGCGAGGGTGTAGGGGCCCGTGATCGGCACTTTCACGGGCTTTTCCGCGACGTCCGAGGTGAACTCGAACTCGTCGACGAGCCACGGCTCGTCGTATTCGACCTCGGAGACGACCGAGGGCTTGTTGAAGTAGTTGTGGCCCCAGACCTTCACCGGGCCGTTGAACTCGTAGCCGGGGATCCGGTGGGCGAAGTACTCGACCATCTCTTCCCGCCGCATCTCGCCGTCGACGACGGTGTCGAGGCCGGCGCGTTCGTGCTCGCGGGTGATCACGCGCGCGGCGTCGTCGTGGGCTTCGCTCAGGTCCTCGTCGTCGAACTTCGCGTCGGGATCGTCGACGAGGTCGCGGACGCGATTGAGCCACGTCGGCTTGGGGTAGCTGCCGACGACGGTGGTGAGCAGGAAGTGCTCTGTGTCGTGGCCGTCAGGGCGGAACTGCTCGCGGTTGTCGGCGTCGCGGGCCATCAGGCCGTCACCTCCTGATCGAGGTCGGCGGCCGCAGCCAGCGCGCCGAGTTTCTCGCGGTACTTGTTCACGGGCAGGTAGAACGGCTCGGTGTTCGTCGAGAGGTAGACCGTCTCGAAGTCCGTCGCGGGCACCTGCTCGCGGAACCACGAGGCGCGCTCGCGCAGGGTCTCGCCGGACTCAACGAGCGTGTTCTGGCCGTCGGCGACGCCCAGCGCGACGTCCTCGGGACAGCCGTACTCGGAGGCGTTGTAGACGGTCTGCTCGCGGTCGTCGGCGACGAGATCGAGGCCGACCGCCGAGACGTCCGCGTCCAGGAGGTGCGCGTAGGTCTTCTCCGAGAGCGCGCCGAAGTAGGTGTGGACGACGACGTCGGCGTCGGTGGCCGCGGCGACGGTGTCGATCGCCTCGGGCACGTCCGGCGCGATGTCGTCGTCGGGCGGCGCGGCGACGAGCGAGGGATCGAGAAGGAAGAGCGTCTCGTGGTCGGGGAACGCCGCGACCTCGTCGGCGAGGAACTCCGCGACGGCGGCGAGGAACTCCGCCTCGTCGCCGTAGTGCTCGTCGGTCGCGAGGTCGGCGAGCGAGTAGGGGCCCGGCAGGACGGCCTGGAGCGGGGCGTCGCCGTCGAGGAGTTCCGTCGCCGCGTCCAGTTCCCCGGCCACGTCGCCGGAGGGCGTCAGCGCCTCGACGACGCGCGGGTCGCGGTAGAAGTTGTTGTTGTCGTAGTAGCGGACGATCCCGCCCGTGTCGACGCTGTCGTGGACCGCGAGCGGGTGCGCGAGCATATCGTCCCACCGGAGCTGGCCTTCGACGATCCGATCGAGGCCGGCGTCGCGCTGGTCGTCGACGGCGTCCGAGCGCGCGCGGTCGTACGCGTCGGCGATCTGTCCGGACTCGTCGCCGCCGATCAGGTCGCCCTTCTGATGCCCCTTGAGGTCTGCGAGCTCCGACTTCGCCCAGTCCGGGAGCGGGAACAGCCCGGGCGTCGTCGCGAGGAGTTCTGTCATCGCCCGTGGCTAAGAAATGCTGTTGCTTAATATTTGCTATGCACTAATATTTCTATTAGTAATTATCTGGCGTCGGACCGAAGCGCCACGACGGTGAGCGTCTCGAACGGATACGACTCCTCGACGACGACCTCGTGGGCGAACCCGCAATCGGCGGCGTGTTCGAGGACCTCGTCGTAGCCGGTGAGCGAACTGACGAGGAGCAAGACGACGCCGTCGGGTGCGAGCACTCGCCCGACAGAGTCCAGGAACGGATCGACCAGTTCGCGCCCGGACTCACCGCCCGAGAGCGCCCGCTCCATCCAGTCGTCCCACTCGTTGTCGGGGTCGGTCGGGAGGTACGGCGGATTGAACGCCACCGTGTCGAAGGCGCCGTCGGCGAACGGCTCGACGAGGCTGCCGCGGACGACCTCGAACGCGGGCGCTTCGCTCCCGTCGCCGTCGGAGACGGCGTCGACCGCTCGCGCGCGGGCCGCGCGGCAGGCGTGGGGATTGAGGTCGCTCGCGACGACGGCGTCCACCTCCGGGGCGTCGGTCGCGGCCCGCTCTGCGACCCAGCCGGAGCCGGTCCCGACTTCAAGCAGCCAGCCGCGACCCCGCTCGACGACCGCGGTGGCGAGCAGTCCCGAGTCCTCGGCAGGCTGGTAGACGTGGGTCTCGACGCCCCGGCTCTCGGCGAGGTCGCGGGCGGAGTCGTCGGTCACGAGGCCTCTCCGTCGGCCCCGTCGGTTTCGGACCGGTCCCCGCCGCTGTCCCCGCTGTCGGGATCGCCCCCGTCAGCGGCGGGCGGTTCGGCCGCGACCGACCCCTCCGGGGACGCGCCCTCGCCCGCGAGGACGAGGCCGCCGGCCTCCTCCCGGCCCGTCAGCTCGCGCTGCGGGAACGGGATCTTGATGCCCTCGTCTTCCAGCGCCTCCTTGACAGCGCCGATCACCGCCGTCTGGGAGCGCCACTTCCGCCGCGCGCTCGGATTGTCGATCCAGTACCGGACCCCGAGCACGACCGCGGAGTCGTCGAGCCGCTTGAGCACCACCTGGGGCGTGGGGACGTTCATCGGATCGTCGAGTCCCGAGACGGCCTGTTGGGCCACCTTCGCCGCGCGCTCCGGGTCGGCGTCGTAGTCGATGCCGACCTCGACCTCGATCCGGAGGCGACCCTTGCGGCTACGGTTCACGAGGCTCTCCGAGGAGACCACGTCGTTGGGGATCATCACGTACTCGCCGTCGAACGTCTGGATCCGGGTGTTGACGATCGTGATGTCGGTGACGATGCCCTCGTGGTCGCCGACCTGGATCCAGTCGCCGATCTCGAAGGGGCGGGAGAACATCAACACGAAGCCCGCGAGCAGGGCGCCGAGGGTCTGTCTCGCGGCCATCCCGACGACGATGCCCAGGAACCCCGCGCCGACGAGGATGCCGCCGATGTTGATCCGCCACAGCGACAGGACGATCACGAACGCCAGGAGGTAGAGGGACACCTGACCGACCCGGAAGGCGATCTCCCGCTCGTGCTCGCCGAGCGACGAGCGCGTCTGGGCGATCTCCTCGACGAGCTGTCGGATCAGGCCCGTCATCGTGTACGCGCCGATCAGGAAGAGCGCGGAGATGCCGATCCGGACGATCGTCTCGGGGCCGTAGTTGCTCCCGAAGACGCCCAGCAGTTCGTCCGAGAGCCCCCAGACCGCGACGATCCCGAGGCCGGCGACCGCGGCGACGATCATCGTGCCGATCGTGACGAGCACGTGCCAGGCGGTCGGCGGGAGCCGATCGGGCTCGACCGCGTGGATCCGCTCGGTCCGGGCCAAGAGTGCCATCACGATGACGCCGATCGCGAACGTAACCGCGATCCGGGCGGGCGTCGACGGGACGAGCTGCGAGACGCTCGCGAGCGCGTCGCCCACGCCGCCGGCGGACGTCTGGGTCGTCTGGATGGGGAGACTCACGGGGAGCACCTCAGCGGCCGTGCTCGTCTGCGATCTCGGCCAGTCTGGCGAACGTCTCGGGCGCGAGCGAGCCCGCGCGCTTGCGGAGCAGATCCGGGTCCTCGGCCTCGACCGCCTCGACGACGGCCTCCGGCTCCGAGAGTCCAGAGATGTGCGCCGTGTTCCGGATGCCGTTGCGGATCGTCTTCCGCCGCTGGGTGAAAAGCGCCTTCACGAAGTCGAAGAAGAACGCCTCGTCGTCGACCGCGTAGTCCGGCGCGCGTGGCGTGAGGCGGACGACCGCGCTCTCGACGGCCGGCGCGGGGTCGAACGCGTCCGGGGGGACGATCTCGACCACCTCGACCGCGGCGTAGTGTTGGGCGCTCACAGAGAGCCGGCCGTAGTTGTCGGTGCCAGGCTCGGCCGCCATCCGCTCGCCGAACTCCCGCTGGAACATCAACACGAGCGGGCGCCCCTCCGGCAGGAGTCGGAAGGCGATCTCCGAGGAGATGCCGTACGGGAGGTTCGAGACGCAGGCCGAAAACGCCGGGAGATCGACCGACAGCGCGTCGCCTTCGAGCACCGTCAGGCGGTCGGAATCGACCTCGGAGGCGAACTCCTCCCGGAGGAACGCCGCGAGGTCGGGGTCGCGCTCGATCACCGTCACCGCGTCGGCGACGGCGAGCAGCCGGTCGGTGAGCGCGCCCGTGCCGCCCCCGATTTCGAGGAGGTGCGTCGTGTCGGCATCCTCGGGGAGGTACGTCGGGATCCGATCGAGGACCCGGTCGTCGACCAGGAAGTGCTGGTCGCGGTCGGGGTCGCCGCGGATCCCGGCCCGCCGACGGAGGTCGTCGGGGTCGCGGAAGGCGGCGTCGGGCGTCGTATCAGTCATCGGTGTGGGTTGCGCGCGGGAGCGGGTAAACGTCTCGGCTCGGTGTGTGGTGCCTGCCGTCGGACTACTGCTCGCGGCCGACGAACGTCTTGTACTTCAGGTCGTCGTCGCGGAGCTCTTCCATTATTCGCTCCGTGAGCACCTCTCGGGGGTTGTGGAGCCCGGAGACGCGGTCTTCGAGGTCCTCGAAGCTCTCGAAGGGCCCCCGCTTGCGCTGGTCGAGGATGTTGTTCCGGAGCTTCTTGCCGATCCCCGGGAGCAGATTCAGCTGGTGGAGCCGGAGCGTGATCGGCTGGGCGTCGTTGTAGAAGTCGACGAACCGCTGTTCGTTCGCGTCGATGATCTCTTCGACGGCGTACTCCAGTTCCGCGTTCGCGTTGTTCGAGAGGTCGTCGTAGTCGACCTGCTTGAAGCCCGAGACGACGTCGCGGGCCTCGGTGGGCCCGATCACGACGCGGTCGCCGATCGAGATGTCGGCGTCGTCCGAAAGCGTCAGTTCGAAGAGGCGGAAGTCCCGCTCGCCGAGGGCGTACGCCAGCGGCGACTTCCGGTGTCGCGGACGGTCGTCGTCCGCTCGCCCGTGCGGGAGGTGATCGAGGATGACCGCATAGCGTGCCTCAACGGCCTCGGACTCGTCCGCCGCGTCGGCGGCGCTTTCGTCCGACTCCGTCGGGGCGTCGGGACTCCCGCCTTCGGTCGTAGTCATACACAGACCTATGCCTACGGATTATTTAAAAAGTGGGCCGACGGAGCCGACAGCCGCGCCGCGACGGGGAAACCCCGACGGGTGGCGGCGCGGGCCGTCAGACGTACTTCGCGACGACGTTCAGGATGTCGTCCAGTTCGTCGCCGTCGAGGGCGTACCGCTCCTGGGCGTACACGGCCCGGAGCTCGTCCCGGCTCTGTGGCAGCAGATCCGCGATCTTGATCGCGGTCTCCGGATCGACCTTCTCCTGTTCGAGGAGCTCCTCGACGAGGTCCCTGGACTCCTCGGGATCGAGGTGGGCGAACCGATTGACGTGCTCGATCGCCCGCGCGAGCTCGTAGCGCAGCTCGCGCTCCTCGTCGGCGGCGCGCTCGGCCTCGACGTCCTCGAGGAGCACCTTGACCTCAGAGACGGTCAGGTACTCCTCGTCGACCTTCTCTT
This is a stretch of genomic DNA from Halobellus sp. MBLA0158. It encodes these proteins:
- a CDS encoding methionine synthase is translated as MARDADNREQFRPDGHDTEHFLLTTVVGSYPKPTWLNRVRDLVDDPDAKFDDEDLSEAHDDAARVITREHERAGLDTVVDGEMRREEMVEYFAHRIPGYEFNGPVKVWGHNYFNKPSVVSEVEYDEPWLVDEFEFTSDVAEKPVKVPITGPYTLARWSFNEAYDDEAALAYDLADLVNEEVEQLVDAGARYVQIDEPALATTPDDHAIVGESLERIVDGIPDEVRICLHVCYGDYSRIYPEINDFPIDEFDVELCNDGYEQIEVFREPDFEPDLALGVVDVHDAEVESVEEIKANIQEGLKVVPPERLTVSPDCGVKLLPREVAYQKMENLVAAAREVEAELDAGEIDVVAPEPGP
- a CDS encoding 5-methyltetrahydropteroyltriglutamate--homocysteine methyltransferase; this encodes MTELLATTPGLFPLPDWAKSELADLKGHQKGDLIGGDESGQIADAYDRARSDAVDDQRDAGLDRIVEGQLRWDDMLAHPLAVHDSVDTGGIVRYYDNNNFYRDPRVVEALTPSGDVAGELDAATELLDGDAPLQAVLPGPYSLADLATDEHYGDEAEFLAAVAEFLADEVAAFPDHETLFLLDPSLVAAPPDDDIAPDVPEAIDTVAAATDADVVVHTYFGALSEKTYAHLLDADVSAVGLDLVADDREQTVYNASEYGCPEDVALGVADGQNTLVESGETLRERASWFREQVPATDFETVYLSTNTEPFYLPVNKYREKLGALAAAADLDQEVTA
- a CDS encoding HemK2/MTQ2 family protein methyltransferase; protein product: MTDDSARDLAESRGVETHVYQPAEDSGLLATAVVERGRGWLLEVGTGSGWVAERAATDAPEVDAVVASDLNPHACRAARARAVDAVSDGDGSEAPAFEVVRGSLVEPFADGAFDTVAFNPPYLPTDPDNEWDDWMERALSGGESGRELVDPFLDSVGRVLAPDGVVLLLVSSLTGYDEVLEHAADCGFAHEVVVEESYPFETLTVVALRSDAR
- a CDS encoding mechanosensitive ion channel family protein, with the translated sequence MSLPIQTTQTSAGGVGDALASVSQLVPSTPARIAVTFAIGVIVMALLARTERIHAVEPDRLPPTAWHVLVTIGTMIVAAVAGLGIVAVWGLSDELLGVFGSNYGPETIVRIGISALFLIGAYTMTGLIRQLVEEIAQTRSSLGEHEREIAFRVGQVSLYLLAFVIVLSLWRINIGGILVGAGFLGIVVGMAARQTLGALLAGFVLMFSRPFEIGDWIQVGDHEGIVTDITIVNTRIQTFDGEYVMIPNDVVSSESLVNRSRKGRLRIEVEVGIDYDADPERAAKVAQQAVSGLDDPMNVPTPQVVLKRLDDSAVVLGVRYWIDNPSARRKWRSQTAVIGAVKEALEDEGIKIPFPQRELTGREEAGGLVLAGEGASPEGSVAAEPPAADGGDPDSGDSGGDRSETDGADGEAS
- a CDS encoding 16S ribosomal RNA methyltransferase A; its protein translation is MTDTTPDAAFRDPDDLRRRAGIRGDPDRDQHFLVDDRVLDRIPTYLPEDADTTHLLEIGGGTGALTDRLLAVADAVTVIERDPDLAAFLREEFASEVDSDRLTVLEGDALSVDLPAFSACVSNLPYGISSEIAFRLLPEGRPLVLMFQREFGERMAAEPGTDNYGRLSVSAQHYAAVEVVEIVPPDAFDPAPAVESAVVRLTPRAPDYAVDDEAFFFDFVKALFTQRRKTIRNGIRNTAHISGLSEPEAVVEAVEAEDPDLLRKRAGSLAPETFARLAEIADEHGR
- a CDS encoding DUF655 domain-containing protein; protein product: MTTTEGGSPDAPTESDESAADAADESEAVEARYAVILDHLPHGRADDDRPRHRKSPLAYALGERDFRLFELTLSDDADISIGDRVVIGPTEARDVVSGFKQVDYDDLSNNANAELEYAVEEIIDANEQRFVDFYNDAQPITLRLHQLNLLPGIGKKLRNNILDQRKRGPFESFEDLEDRVSGLHNPREVLTERIMEELRDDDLKYKTFVGREQ
- a CDS encoding RNA polymerase Rpb4 family protein, producing the protein MTIFKEKVDEEYLTVSEVKVLLEDVEAERAADEERELRYELARAIEHVNRFAHLDPEESRDLVEELLEQEKVDPETAIKIADLLPQSRDELRAVYAQERYALDGDELDDILNVVAKYV